One Osmerus eperlanus chromosome 16, fOsmEpe2.1, whole genome shotgun sequence DNA segment encodes these proteins:
- the gtf2b gene encoding transcription initiation factor IIB, translating to MASTSRGDALALPKVQCPNHPDALLVEDYRAGDMICPECGLVVGDRVIDVGSEWRTFTNEKATKDPSRVGDAQNPLLNGGDLTTMISKGTGAASFDEFGNSKYQNRRTMSSSDRAMLNAFKEITTMADRINLPRNIIDRTNNLFKQVYEQKSLKGRSNDAIASACLYIACRQEGVPRTFKEICAVSRISKKEIGRCFKLILKALETSVDLITTGDFMSRFCSNLGLPKQVQMAATYIARKAVELDLVPGRSPISVAAAAIYMASQASAEKKTQKEIGDIAGVADVTIRQSYRLIYPRAADLFPPDFKFDTPVDKLPQL from the exons ATGGCGTCGACGAGCCG TGGAGATGCTCTTGCCCTTCCCAAGGTGCAATGTCCCAACCATCCAGATGCCCTGCTGGTGGAAGACTACAGGGCAGGAGACATGATCTGCCCTGAATGTGGCCTTGTAGTAG GTGACAGAGTCATTGATGTGGGTTCAGAGTGGAGGACTTTCACCAATGAGAAAGCCACCAAAGATCCCTCAAGAGTGGGTGATGCTCAGAACCCACTGCTCAACGGAGGAGACCTGACCACCATGATAAGCAAG GGAACAGGAGCAGCTAGCTTTGACGAGTTCGGCAACTCAAAATATCAGAATCGCCGGACCATGAGCAGTTCAGACCGGGCCATGCTGAATGCCTTCAAAGAGATTACCACCATGGCAGATAGGATCAACCTGCCAAGAAACATTATA GACAGAACAAATAACCTATTCAAGCAAGTATATGAACAGAAGAGCCTGAAGGGACGGAGTAACGATGCCATTGCCTCAGCCTGCCTTTACATCGCctgcagacaggagggagtgCCTCGAACATTTAAAG AAATCTGTGCCGTGTCTCGCATCTCCAAGAAGGAGATTGGCCGCTGCTTCAAGCTGATCCTGAAGGCCCTGGAGACCAGCGTGGACCTGATCACCACAGGAGACTTCATGTCCCGCTTCTGCTCCAACCTCGGCCTGCCCAAGCAGGTTCAGATGGCGGCCACCTACATTGCCAGGAAGGCGGTGGAGCTGGACCTGGTGCCCGGGCGCAGCCCCATCTCTGTGGCCGCAGCTGCCATCTACATGGCCTCCCAGGCCTCCGCAGAGAAGAAGACCCAGAAAG AGATTGGTGACATAGCTGGTGTGGCGGATGTCACGATCAGGCAGTCGTATCGACTGATCTACCCACGAGCCGCAGACCTCTTCCCCCCAGACTTCAAATTCGACACCCCTGTGGACAAACTTCCCCAGCTGTAA
- the pkn2a gene encoding serine/threonine-protein kinase N2 isoform X1: MVQQKLDEIKEQIRREIRKELKIKEGAENLRKVTTDKKSLAYVDNMLKKSNKKVEELHQELQELNAHIVVKDPDELIECPLTPDTPASEARMCTSNSRLAALKKQNDIELKVKQGAENMIQMYSNGSSKDRKLLATAQQMLQDSKTKIEFIRMQILKASQASELSFDNNDVMAKPIISPLDLRVEELCHHARIESAVAEGAKNVMKLLGSGKVTEKRAHSEAQARFNESSQKLDLLKFSLEQRLSELPKNHPRSSSIVEELSLMAAPALSPRSSIISTQNQYSTVAKPAALTGTLDVRLMGCQDLLENVPGRSKAGSVPLPGWSPSETRSSFMSRGNRSRGASARNLSKSEDLSNEISAVLKLDNTVVGQTSWRPASNQAWDQKFTLELDRSRELEISVYWRDWRSLCAVKFLRLEDFLDNQRHGMCLYLEPQGTLFAEVTFFNPVIERRPKLQRQKKIFSKQQGKTFPRAPQMNINIATWGRLVRRAIPTVSTNSFSPQVSDTGPSSLPGSPTPTSDPLVTKLDFDKEPTPGPKHYPAPDVNREPIAQDKLPGKEEVQDALASFDFLNKRNSIAVKADLDGGVEHEIQPPDLELTAIQKDTEIREEEPFQFSLKDFKCVAVLGRGHFGKVLLAEYKVTGEMFAIKALKKGDIVARDEVDSLMCEKRIFETVNSVRHPFLVNLFACFQTPEHVCFVMEYAAGGDLMMHIHADVFSEPRAIFYAACVVLGLQFLHDHKIVYRDLKLDNLLLDTEGYVKIADFGLCKEGMGFRDRTSTFCGTPEFLAPEVLTETSYTRAVDWWGLGVLIFEMLVGESPFPGDDEEEVFDSIVNDEVRYPRFLSTEAISIMRRLLRRSPERRLGAGERDAEEVKKHLFFRNMDWNGLLAKKVKPPFVPTIQGANDVSNFDDEFTSEAPILTPPREPRALNEDEQDMFSDFDYIADWC; encoded by the exons ATGGTGCAGCAGAAGCTGGATGAAATCAAGGAGCAGATCCGCCGCGAGATCCGCAAGGAGCTCAAGATCAAGGAAGGAGCGGAGAACCTGCGTAAGGTGACCACGGACAAGAAGAGCCTGGCCTACGTGGACAACATGCTGAAGAAGTCCAACAAGAAGGTTGAGGAGCTGCACCAAGAGCTGCAGGAGCTCAACGCTCACATTGTTGTCAAGGACCCAGATGAACTCATAG AatgccctctgacccctgacacgCCGGCCAGCGAGGCAAGGATGTGTACCAGCAACAGTCGCCTGGCCGCCCTGAAGAAGCAGAACGACATTGAGCTGAAGGTCAAACAGGGAGCGGAGAACATGATCCAGATGTACTCCAACGGCTCCTCAAAG GATCGGAAGTTACTAGCAACCGCTCAACAGATGCTTCAGGACAGCAAGACAAAGATTGAGTTCATCAGGATGCAGATCCTCAAGGCCAGCCAGGCCAGCGAGTTGAGCTTCGATAACAACGATGTCATGG CCAAGCCCATCATCAGCCCTCTGGACCTGCGGGTGGAGGAGCTGTGTCATCACGCCAGGATCGAGTCGGCCGTGGCAGAGGGCGCCAAGAACGTCATGAAGCTCCTGGGCTCCGGCAAGGTGACGGAGAAGAGAGCACACTCCGAG GCCCAGGCCCGCTTTAACGAGTCCAGTCAGAAGCTGGACCTGCTCAAGTTCTCCCTGGAGCAGAGGTTGAGCGAGTTGCCCAAGAACCACCCTCGCAGCAGCAGCATCGTGGAGGAGCTGTCCCTCATGGCGGCGCCAGCCCTCAGTCCCCGCTCCAGCATCATCTCCACCCAGAACCAGTACAGCACCGTGGCCAAGCCCGCCGCACTCACAG GTACGTTAGACGTCAGGCTCATGGGCTGTCAAGACCTGCTGGAGAACGTTCCGGGGCGTTCCAAAGCCGGTTCCGTGCCGCTGCCAGGCTGGAGCCCCAGCGAGACCCGCTCCTCCTTCATGAGCCGGGGGAACAGGAGCAGGGGGGCCAGCGCTAGGAACCTCTCCAAGAGTGAAGACCTGTCCA ATGAGATCAGCGCTGTGCTGAAACTAGACAACACAGTCGTGGGTCAGACAAGTTGGAGGCCTGCAAGCAATCAGGCCTGGGACCAGAAGTTTACACTGGAGCTGGACAGG TCGCGTGAGCTGGAGATCTCTGTGTACTGGCGAGACTGGCGTTCCCTCTGTGCCGTCAAGTTCCTGCGGTTGGAGGACTTCCTGGACAACCAGCGCCACGGGATGTGCCTTTATCTGGAGCCCCAGGGGACTCTTTTTGCTGAG GTCACGTTTTTCAACCCCGTCATTGAGCGACGGCCGAAGCTGCAAAGACAAAAGAAGATCTTCTCAAAGCAGCAAG GGAAAACCTTCCCGCGTGCCCCTCAGATGAACATCAACATCGCCACGTGGGGCCGGCTGGTCAGGAGGGCCATACCCACTGTTAGCACCAACTCCTTCAGCCCACAGGTCTCAGACACAGGGCCCAGCAGTCTGCCTGGCTCCCCTACACCCACCAG TGACCCACTGGTTACCAAGCTGGACTTTGACAAAGAGCCCACCCCAGGCCCAAAGCATTACCCTGCACCCGATGTCAACAGAGAACCAATTGCACAGGACAAACTGCCCGGGAAAGAGGAAGTACAG GATGCCCTGGCGTCATTTGACTTCCTCAACAAGAGGAACAGCATAGCGGTGAAGGCTGACCTGGATGGAGGGGTTGAACATGAGATCCAGCCCCCAGACCTGGAGCTCACAGCCATACAGAAAGACACCGAGATAAG GGAAGAAGAGCCGTTTCAGTTCAGTCTCAAAGATTTCAAGTGTGTGGCAGTCCTTGGGCGTGGTCATTTTGGAAAG GTTTTGCTAGCGGAATATAAAGTCACAGGTGAAATGTTTGCCATCAAAGCCTTAAAGAAAGGTGACATAGTGGCCCGGGATGAGGTGGACAG CCTCATGTGTGAGAAGAGGATCTTTGAGACGGTGAACAGCGTCCGTCACCCGTTCCTGGTCAACCTGTTTGCGTGCTTCCAGACACCAGAGCATGTGTGCTTTGTCATGGAGTACGCTGCTGGGGGCGACCTGATGATGCACATCCACGCCGACGTCTTCTCAGAGCCCAGAGCCAT ATTTTATGCAGCTTGTGTTGTATTGGGCCTACAGTTCCTGCACGACCATAAGATTGTTTACAG ggatttgAAGCTGGACAATCTGCTCTTGGACACAGAGGGCTATGTAAAGATTGCTGACTTTGGCCTTTGCAAAGAGG GAATGGGGTTCAGGGACCGCACCAGCACATTCTGTGGCACACCAGAGTTCCTGGCCCCCGAGGTTCTCACCGAGACCTCTTACACCCGTGCTGTGGACTGGTGGGGGTTGGGTGTGCTCATCTTCGAGATGCTGGTTGGGGAG TCCCCCTTCCCTggggatgatgaagaggaggtgtTTGACAGCATCGTCAACGATGAAGTGCGCTACCCAAGGTTCCTCTCCACAGAGGCCATCTCCATCATGAGGAGG CTTTTGAGGAGGAGTCCAGAGCGCCGcctgggggcaggagagagggatgcagaAGAAGTGAAGAAACATCTCTTCTTCAGG AATATGGATTGGAATGGACTGCTGGCCAAGAAGGTGAAGCCTCCGTTTGTGCCAACCATCCAGGGGGCTAACGATGTCAGCAACTTTGACGATGAATTTACCTCAGAGGCACCCATCCTGACCCCTCCTAGAGAACCACGAGCGCTGAATGAGGATGAGCAGGACATGTTCTCTGACTTTGACTACATTGCTGACTGGTGttag
- the hs2st1a gene encoding heparan sulfate 2-O-sulfotransferase 1 — MGLLRIMLPPKFQLLALLAFAVAMVFLENQIQKLEESRGKLERAIARHEVREIEQRHTQDGLREREAPSTGAEDVVIIYNRVPKTASTSFTNIAYDLCAKNHFHVLHINTTKNNPVMSMQDQVRFVKNVTSWREMKPAIYHGHVSFLDFTKFGVKNKPIYINVIRDPIERLVSYYYFLRFGDDYRPGLRRRKQGDKKTFDECVSAGGSDCAPEKLWLQIPFFCGHYSECWNVGSHWALEQAKYNLVNEYLLVGVTEELEDFVMMLEAALPRFFRGATELYKTGKKSHLRKTSEKKPPTKESIAKLQQSAIWKMENEFYEFALEQFQFVRAHAVREKDGELYLLAQNFFYEKIYPKTN, encoded by the exons ATGGGGCTACTAAGGATCATGCTGCCGCCCAAGTTTCAGCTTCTGGCGCTATTGGCATTCGCCGTAGCCATGGTCTTCTTGGAGAATCAAATCCAGAAGCTGGAAGAGTCCCGAGGAAAGCTCG AGCGGGCCATCGCCCGACACGAGGTGCGCGAGATCGAGCAGCGGCACACGCAGGACGGCCTGAGGGAGCGGGAGGCCCCGTCGACGGGGGCCGAGGACGTGGTGATCATCTACAACCGCGTCCCCAAGACGGCGAGCACCTCCTTCACCAACATCGCCTACGACCTGTGTGCCAAGAACCATTTCCACGTGCTGCACATCAACACCACCAAGAACAACCCCGTCATGTCCATGCAGGACcag gTGCGATTTGTGAAGAACGTGACGTCGTGGCGGGAGATGAAGCCGGCGATCTACCATGGACACGTCTCCTTCCTGGACTTCACCAA ATTTGGGGTGAAGAACAAACCCATCTATATTAATGTAATCCGGGACCCAATCGAACGCCTGGTTTCCTACTACTACTTCCTGCGTTTTGGGGATGACTACAGGCCTGGGCTAAGGCGCAGGAAACAAGGAGACAAGAAG acgtTTGATGAGTGTGTTTCTGCGGGAGGCTCGGACTGCGCTCCAGAGAAGCTCTGGTTACAGATCCCCTTCTTCTGTGGTCACTACTCCGAATGCTG GAATGTAGGCAGTCACTGGGCCCTGGAGCAGGCCAAGTACAACCTGGTGAATGAGTACCTGCTGGTGGGGGTgactgaggagctggaagactTTGTCATGATGCTGGAGGCCGCGCTGCCACGATTCTTTAGGGGCGCCACAGAACTCTACAAAACAG GTAAGAAGTCTCATCTGAGGAAGACCAGCGAGAAGAAGCCCCCCACCAAGGAGTCCATCGCAAAACTGCAGCAGTCAGCCATCTGGAAGATGGAGAACGAGTTCTATGAATTTGCCCTGGAGCAGTTCCAGTTTGTCCGAGCACACGCCGTCCGAGAGAAAGACGGGGAACTCTATCTGCTCGCCCAGAACTTCTTCTATGAGAAGATATACCCCAAAACCAACTga
- the pkn2a gene encoding serine/threonine-protein kinase N2 isoform X2: protein MAADSVQGDARGQLVSERLGLGHNLDLSDTMVQQKLDEIKEQIRREIRKELKIKEGAENLRKVTTDKKSLAYVDNMLKKSNKKVEELHQELQELNAHIVVKDPDELIECPLTPDTPASEARMCTSNSRLAALKKQNDIELKVKQGAENMIQMYSNGSSKDRKLLATAQQMLQDSKTKIEFIRMQILKASQASELSFDNNDVMAKPIISPLDLRVEELCHHARIESAVAEGAKNVMKLLGSGKVTEKRAHSEAQARFNESSQKLDLLKFSLEQRLSELPKNHPRSSSIVEELSLMAAPALSPRSSIISTQNQYSTVAKPAALTGTLDVRLMGCQDLLENVPGRSKAGSVPLPGWSPSETRSSFMSRGNRSRGASARNLSKSEDLSNEISAVLKLDNTVVGQTSWRPASNQAWDQKFTLELDRSRELEISVYWRDWRSLCAVKFLRLEDFLDNQRHGMCLYLEPQGTLFAEVTFFNPVIERRPKLQRQKKIFSKQQGKTFPRAPQMNINIATWGRLVRRAIPTVSTNSFSPQVSDTGPSSLPGSPTPTSDPLVTKLDFDKEPTPGPKHYPAPDVNREPIAQDKLPGKEEVQDALASFDFLNKRNSIAVKADLDGGVEHEIQPPDLELTAIQKDTEIREEEPFQFSLKDFKCVAVLGRGHFGKVLLAEYKVTGEMFAIKALKKGDIVARDEVDSLMCEKRIFETVNSVRHPFLVNLFACFQTPEHVCFVMEYAAGGDLMMHIHADVFSEPRAIFYAACVVLGLQFLHDHKIVYRDLKLDNLLLDTEGYVKIADFGLCKEGMGFRDRTSTFCGTPEFLAPEVLTETSYTRAVDWWGLGVLIFEMLVGESPFPGDDEEEVFDSIVNDEVRYPRFLSTEAISIMRRLLRRSPERRLGAGERDAEEVKKHLFFRNMDWNGLLAKKVKPPFVPTIQGANDVSNFDDEFTSEAPILTPPREPRALNEDEQDMFSDFDYIADWC, encoded by the exons atggccgccgaTTCTGTGCAG GGCGACGCCAGGGGCCAGCTGGTGTCTGAGCGGCTGGGCCTGGGCCACAACCTGGACCTGTCAGACACCATGGTGCAGCAGAAGCTGGATGAAATCAAGGAGCAGATCCGCCGCGAGATCCGCAAGGAGCTCAAGATCAAGGAAGGAGCGGAGAACCTGCGTAAGGTGACCACGGACAAGAAGAGCCTGGCCTACGTGGACAACATGCTGAAGAAGTCCAACAAGAAGGTTGAGGAGCTGCACCAAGAGCTGCAGGAGCTCAACGCTCACATTGTTGTCAAGGACCCAGATGAACTCATAG AatgccctctgacccctgacacgCCGGCCAGCGAGGCAAGGATGTGTACCAGCAACAGTCGCCTGGCCGCCCTGAAGAAGCAGAACGACATTGAGCTGAAGGTCAAACAGGGAGCGGAGAACATGATCCAGATGTACTCCAACGGCTCCTCAAAG GATCGGAAGTTACTAGCAACCGCTCAACAGATGCTTCAGGACAGCAAGACAAAGATTGAGTTCATCAGGATGCAGATCCTCAAGGCCAGCCAGGCCAGCGAGTTGAGCTTCGATAACAACGATGTCATGG CCAAGCCCATCATCAGCCCTCTGGACCTGCGGGTGGAGGAGCTGTGTCATCACGCCAGGATCGAGTCGGCCGTGGCAGAGGGCGCCAAGAACGTCATGAAGCTCCTGGGCTCCGGCAAGGTGACGGAGAAGAGAGCACACTCCGAG GCCCAGGCCCGCTTTAACGAGTCCAGTCAGAAGCTGGACCTGCTCAAGTTCTCCCTGGAGCAGAGGTTGAGCGAGTTGCCCAAGAACCACCCTCGCAGCAGCAGCATCGTGGAGGAGCTGTCCCTCATGGCGGCGCCAGCCCTCAGTCCCCGCTCCAGCATCATCTCCACCCAGAACCAGTACAGCACCGTGGCCAAGCCCGCCGCACTCACAG GTACGTTAGACGTCAGGCTCATGGGCTGTCAAGACCTGCTGGAGAACGTTCCGGGGCGTTCCAAAGCCGGTTCCGTGCCGCTGCCAGGCTGGAGCCCCAGCGAGACCCGCTCCTCCTTCATGAGCCGGGGGAACAGGAGCAGGGGGGCCAGCGCTAGGAACCTCTCCAAGAGTGAAGACCTGTCCA ATGAGATCAGCGCTGTGCTGAAACTAGACAACACAGTCGTGGGTCAGACAAGTTGGAGGCCTGCAAGCAATCAGGCCTGGGACCAGAAGTTTACACTGGAGCTGGACAGG TCGCGTGAGCTGGAGATCTCTGTGTACTGGCGAGACTGGCGTTCCCTCTGTGCCGTCAAGTTCCTGCGGTTGGAGGACTTCCTGGACAACCAGCGCCACGGGATGTGCCTTTATCTGGAGCCCCAGGGGACTCTTTTTGCTGAG GTCACGTTTTTCAACCCCGTCATTGAGCGACGGCCGAAGCTGCAAAGACAAAAGAAGATCTTCTCAAAGCAGCAAG GGAAAACCTTCCCGCGTGCCCCTCAGATGAACATCAACATCGCCACGTGGGGCCGGCTGGTCAGGAGGGCCATACCCACTGTTAGCACCAACTCCTTCAGCCCACAGGTCTCAGACACAGGGCCCAGCAGTCTGCCTGGCTCCCCTACACCCACCAG TGACCCACTGGTTACCAAGCTGGACTTTGACAAAGAGCCCACCCCAGGCCCAAAGCATTACCCTGCACCCGATGTCAACAGAGAACCAATTGCACAGGACAAACTGCCCGGGAAAGAGGAAGTACAG GATGCCCTGGCGTCATTTGACTTCCTCAACAAGAGGAACAGCATAGCGGTGAAGGCTGACCTGGATGGAGGGGTTGAACATGAGATCCAGCCCCCAGACCTGGAGCTCACAGCCATACAGAAAGACACCGAGATAAG GGAAGAAGAGCCGTTTCAGTTCAGTCTCAAAGATTTCAAGTGTGTGGCAGTCCTTGGGCGTGGTCATTTTGGAAAG GTTTTGCTAGCGGAATATAAAGTCACAGGTGAAATGTTTGCCATCAAAGCCTTAAAGAAAGGTGACATAGTGGCCCGGGATGAGGTGGACAG CCTCATGTGTGAGAAGAGGATCTTTGAGACGGTGAACAGCGTCCGTCACCCGTTCCTGGTCAACCTGTTTGCGTGCTTCCAGACACCAGAGCATGTGTGCTTTGTCATGGAGTACGCTGCTGGGGGCGACCTGATGATGCACATCCACGCCGACGTCTTCTCAGAGCCCAGAGCCAT ATTTTATGCAGCTTGTGTTGTATTGGGCCTACAGTTCCTGCACGACCATAAGATTGTTTACAG ggatttgAAGCTGGACAATCTGCTCTTGGACACAGAGGGCTATGTAAAGATTGCTGACTTTGGCCTTTGCAAAGAGG GAATGGGGTTCAGGGACCGCACCAGCACATTCTGTGGCACACCAGAGTTCCTGGCCCCCGAGGTTCTCACCGAGACCTCTTACACCCGTGCTGTGGACTGGTGGGGGTTGGGTGTGCTCATCTTCGAGATGCTGGTTGGGGAG TCCCCCTTCCCTggggatgatgaagaggaggtgtTTGACAGCATCGTCAACGATGAAGTGCGCTACCCAAGGTTCCTCTCCACAGAGGCCATCTCCATCATGAGGAGG CTTTTGAGGAGGAGTCCAGAGCGCCGcctgggggcaggagagagggatgcagaAGAAGTGAAGAAACATCTCTTCTTCAGG AATATGGATTGGAATGGACTGCTGGCCAAGAAGGTGAAGCCTCCGTTTGTGCCAACCATCCAGGGGGCTAACGATGTCAGCAACTTTGACGATGAATTTACCTCAGAGGCACCCATCCTGACCCCTCCTAGAGAACCACGAGCGCTGAATGAGGATGAGCAGGACATGTTCTCTGACTTTGACTACATTGCTGACTGGTGttag